The Candidatus Koribacter versatilis Ellin345 genome has a segment encoding these proteins:
- a CDS encoding radical SAM/SPASM domain-containing protein, whose amino-acid sequence MTATGAGKKEYVPRLVFWEVTKGCNLRCVHCRATATELASPNDLSTPRALDIISQIADFCSPILVLSGGEPLYRPDIFQLARFATEKGIRVALATNGTLVTKEVAKKIVDSGVRRVSISLDGADATTHDTFRGIPGAFEAAIYGLRNLKELGMSVQINTTIARHNANQLPAVLDLSREIGADALHTFLLVPVGCGVDIAESQMVPPDEYEAMLNWFYDRSLEGGIELKATCAPHYYRVARQRRAADRQAAAAFTREAEGDPKAIGPMDAAMPGGTGIIIHPKDSPVSVRPSVHPAHGGGHPGGHPGEMSAMTKGCLAGTGVCFISHEGEVFPCGYLPALAGDLRKTPFSEIWNHSVVFNDLRDDNKLEGKCGCCEFRHVCMGCRARAFAATGNYMSEEPFCVYTPKTLVTVGK is encoded by the coding sequence ATGACAGCAACAGGAGCAGGGAAGAAAGAGTACGTTCCACGATTAGTCTTCTGGGAAGTAACGAAGGGCTGTAATCTGCGCTGCGTCCACTGCCGCGCTACGGCCACGGAGTTGGCTTCCCCCAACGATCTCTCGACGCCACGGGCGCTCGACATCATTTCGCAAATCGCCGACTTCTGCAGCCCGATCCTAGTGCTGAGTGGCGGTGAACCGCTCTATCGCCCCGACATCTTCCAACTTGCGCGCTTTGCCACTGAAAAAGGTATTCGGGTCGCGCTCGCCACCAACGGCACGCTGGTGACAAAAGAAGTCGCGAAGAAAATCGTGGATTCCGGTGTTCGCCGCGTATCCATCAGCCTCGACGGCGCCGATGCCACGACCCACGATACCTTCCGGGGAATTCCTGGCGCTTTCGAAGCGGCGATTTACGGCCTTCGTAATCTGAAAGAGCTCGGCATGTCGGTGCAGATCAACACGACGATCGCCCGTCACAATGCCAATCAGCTTCCGGCGGTCCTCGATCTGTCGCGCGAAATCGGTGCCGATGCACTGCACACGTTCTTGCTCGTGCCGGTCGGTTGCGGTGTGGACATCGCCGAATCGCAAATGGTTCCGCCCGACGAGTACGAAGCAATGTTGAACTGGTTTTACGATCGCTCACTAGAAGGCGGTATCGAACTTAAAGCGACCTGCGCGCCGCATTACTATCGCGTCGCACGCCAGCGTCGCGCTGCCGATCGCCAGGCCGCGGCCGCGTTTACCCGCGAAGCCGAAGGCGATCCCAAGGCGATTGGTCCGATGGACGCAGCGATGCCCGGTGGAACCGGCATCATCATCCACCCCAAAGACTCTCCGGTTTCAGTGCGCCCCAGCGTTCATCCGGCGCACGGCGGCGGACATCCTGGCGGGCATCCGGGAGAGATGTCGGCAATGACCAAGGGTTGTCTCGCGGGCACAGGCGTTTGCTTCATCTCGCACGAAGGCGAAGTCTTCCCCTGCGGCTATCTTCCAGCGCTGGCCGGCGACCTCCGTAAAACGCCGTTCTCCGAGATTTGGAACCACTCCGTGGTATTCAACGATCTCCGCGACGACAACAAGCTCGAAGGCAAGTGCGGCTGCTGCGAATTCCGTCACGTCTGCATG
- a CDS encoding cytochrome b/b6 domain-containing protein — translation MKRNSFLWLMWALLVLGTALAHAAPKKQAIKNDECLACHSDASLTKDDNGKQVSLHVDDGKFKASIHSMFNCTDCHTEISGAPHDPATTKPQCATCHADQQSKYDHGAHAKAIKAGDGKAAQCQDCHGSVHELLPSSDAASKVNRHNIPTTCGSCHGKAATMQSAGLSTAPFNSYEDSVHGKAVNGGSQTAAVCTDCHGEHDILTARDPASGIFKFNVPQTCAKCHGNESKQYVASIHGKAISRGNWNAPVCTDCHGIHGIKKPSDPNSSVSASNMSNVTCANCHEGVKLSNEFGIRGNRTSTYLASYHGMASKMGSTVAANCASCHTAHNILPPSDPNSSVNHANLAKTCGQCHPGANDNFIKGKVHLDAQQAGSDFGGKIVNLVAKFYVWMIIATIGGMLLHNIILFRRKLEMSRKGSARILFRMSKLQRAQHLTLLLSFFTLVFTGFALKFPNSFLGILLFNSETVRSWIHRIAGVVLILVGGYHVIYAVATAEGRKLVKDFLPEWKDATDTRDTMLYYLGFSDKKPQYKRFNYAEKMEYWALVWGTFVMAATGLMAWFKVGVGTVVPRWTIDVALTIHFYEAILATLAILVWHFYMVIYDPDSYPMNWAWLDGRMSIEHYQHEHPLDTEALANAPGSEPEEATEKEEETVGAHD, via the coding sequence GTGAAACGCAATTCTTTTCTCTGGCTAATGTGGGCGCTCCTGGTGCTTGGGACGGCGCTCGCCCATGCCGCTCCGAAAAAGCAGGCGATTAAGAATGACGAATGCCTGGCTTGCCACAGCGATGCATCGCTGACGAAAGACGATAACGGCAAGCAGGTCAGCCTGCATGTGGATGACGGGAAATTCAAGGCCTCCATCCACAGCATGTTCAATTGCACCGATTGCCATACGGAGATCAGCGGTGCCCCTCACGATCCGGCGACAACCAAGCCGCAGTGCGCAACCTGCCACGCAGACCAGCAAAGCAAGTACGACCACGGCGCGCACGCTAAGGCGATCAAGGCCGGCGACGGCAAAGCCGCACAGTGCCAGGATTGCCATGGCAGCGTGCACGAGTTGCTGCCCAGCAGCGACGCGGCGTCGAAGGTCAATCGCCATAACATCCCAACGACGTGCGGCTCCTGCCACGGTAAAGCCGCGACGATGCAGAGTGCGGGACTGAGTACCGCACCGTTCAATTCCTACGAGGACAGCGTTCACGGCAAGGCCGTGAATGGCGGCTCGCAGACGGCTGCGGTATGTACCGACTGTCATGGCGAGCACGACATCCTTACCGCCCGCGATCCGGCATCCGGCATCTTCAAGTTCAACGTTCCGCAGACCTGCGCCAAGTGCCATGGCAACGAGAGCAAGCAGTATGTCGCCAGCATTCACGGGAAGGCGATCAGCCGTGGAAACTGGAACGCTCCGGTTTGCACCGATTGCCACGGCATCCACGGCATCAAGAAGCCGAGCGATCCGAATTCTTCAGTTTCCGCCTCGAACATGTCGAATGTCACCTGCGCGAACTGCCACGAGGGAGTGAAACTCTCGAACGAATTCGGCATACGAGGCAATCGCACTTCGACGTACCTCGCCAGCTATCACGGCATGGCATCGAAGATGGGCTCGACGGTCGCTGCGAACTGCGCGAGTTGCCACACCGCGCATAATATCCTGCCTCCGAGCGATCCGAACTCGTCCGTCAATCATGCAAACCTCGCGAAGACTTGCGGACAGTGCCACCCGGGAGCGAACGACAATTTCATCAAGGGTAAGGTCCACCTCGACGCGCAGCAGGCCGGAAGCGATTTCGGCGGGAAGATCGTCAATCTCGTCGCGAAGTTTTACGTCTGGATGATCATCGCGACCATCGGCGGCATGTTGCTGCACAACATCATCCTGTTCCGCCGCAAACTGGAGATGAGTCGCAAGGGTTCGGCACGGATCCTGTTCCGCATGTCGAAGCTGCAGCGCGCGCAGCACCTCACGTTGCTTCTCAGCTTCTTCACGCTGGTGTTTACGGGCTTCGCCCTGAAATTCCCAAACTCCTTCCTTGGCATCCTGCTCTTCAATAGCGAGACAGTTCGGAGCTGGATCCACCGGATCGCCGGTGTAGTACTGATCCTCGTCGGCGGCTACCACGTGATTTACGCAGTCGCCACCGCCGAAGGCCGAAAACTGGTGAAGGACTTCTTGCCGGAATGGAAGGACGCCACCGACACCCGCGACACGATGCTGTACTACCTGGGATTCAGCGACAAGAAGCCGCAGTATAAGCGTTTCAATTACGCCGAGAAGATGGAGTACTGGGCATTGGTCTGGGGCACGTTCGTGATGGCGGCAACAGGCTTAATGGCTTGGTTTAAGGTTGGCGTCGGAACTGTAGTGCCGCGCTGGACGATCGATGTTGCGCTGACCATTCACTTCTACGAAGCCATACTCGCCACTTTGGCAATTCTCGTATGGCACTTCTACATGGTGATTTATGACCCTGACTCGTATCCCATGAATTGGGCATGGCTCGACGGGCGTATGAGCATTGAACATTACCAGCACGAGCATCCACTCGACACGGAAGCCTTGGCGAACGCTCCCGGTTCGGAGCCGGAAGAGGCCACGGAAAAAGAAGAAGAAACGGTCGGAGCTCATGACTGA
- a CDS encoding protein kinase domain-containing protein, giving the protein MIGKTFGHYKIFSQLGSGGMGVVYEAEDTTLGRRVALKFLPEQYSQNPASLERFLREARSASALNHPNICTIYAAEQFDNTWVIAMELLEGSTLGQLIVDGTLNTDRILDIAIQVSDALDVAHAHGIVHRDIKPANIFVTRKSVVKVLDFGLAKLAVDRHAVAQTIGATAADPTSYLTSPGMAVGTAAYMSPEQARGEDLDGRSDLFSFGSVLYEMCTGRLPFEGTTSPVIFAGILERDPLPPEQVNPNISPKLSEIICKSLEKDRDLRYQTAAELRGDFKRLRRDTTGRAPTATPSTAATAAYPAAHPISAVTAASRVSQNTPVATGSPSSAQVLIGEAKRHKAGLIASIVVAVVVLAGLGYFGFKKLSQKPAGTPGQQMSIERLTNSGRVDGGTSISPDGKYVVYQMIEGGKSSLWLRQIVTSSSVKLLPDSDIGYGPTTFSPDGNFVYFTQQNSDAPDSLYVVPTLGGTPKKIFDNINGPIAFSPDGKQFAFVRELVKEGLSTIAIANTADGSVVKTVISSKVGEQWFGGSGLSWSADGKLIAVPLITNDSEGYHEGVGVVDMAGKLTPLIPKLSGQVGRMIWLNDGSGLVFPASLAIGSRNKQVFLVSYPDAQVRRITNDLNGYGTSSFGMTADDSTIVTIQNAITSNIFVSDLNGSNAKQLTQDQIAGTQGVAGGSGKIAYNSDASGTSSMWVTDENGGTPVLVSPPKDFTQTPTMSPDGKHVAYLCLHDNKLNIWVADTDGNNIRALTSSNADLNPIFGDNDTVYYQHIDNGRIQYNRISLSGGEPTKVSSLHLVYLRPSHKGDRLFVDYFDDAVSKARIGIMSKEGKILNTFEMPVTSSNPIWSPDDTAILYTNTVNNITNIWKMDLNGQHPQQLTHYDKDMIFSYWVLPNGKLLMAQGHVHSDAILIRNFR; this is encoded by the coding sequence TTGATCGGCAAAACGTTCGGACACTACAAAATCTTTTCGCAGCTCGGCAGCGGCGGCATGGGCGTGGTATACGAAGCAGAGGACACCACCCTCGGCCGACGCGTAGCGCTAAAGTTCCTGCCGGAGCAGTACTCGCAAAATCCCGCTTCTTTGGAGCGTTTCCTTCGCGAAGCCCGCTCCGCCTCGGCCCTGAATCATCCGAACATTTGCACCATCTACGCCGCCGAACAATTCGACAACACCTGGGTCATTGCGATGGAGTTGCTCGAGGGATCGACCTTGGGGCAATTAATTGTCGACGGCACCCTGAACACCGATCGCATTCTCGATATCGCGATTCAGGTCTCGGACGCCCTCGATGTCGCGCACGCCCACGGCATCGTCCATCGCGACATCAAACCAGCGAACATCTTCGTCACCCGCAAGAGCGTGGTGAAGGTCCTCGATTTTGGGTTGGCGAAGCTGGCGGTAGATCGCCACGCCGTCGCCCAGACCATCGGCGCTACCGCCGCGGATCCGACCAGCTATCTCACCAGCCCGGGCATGGCAGTGGGCACCGCCGCTTACATGTCCCCGGAGCAGGCGCGCGGCGAAGATCTTGATGGCCGCAGCGATCTCTTCTCATTCGGCTCCGTGCTTTACGAAATGTGCACCGGCCGATTGCCGTTTGAAGGCACCACGTCGCCCGTGATTTTCGCCGGCATTCTCGAGCGCGACCCGCTACCGCCGGAGCAAGTGAATCCGAATATTTCGCCGAAGCTTTCGGAGATCATTTGTAAGTCGTTAGAGAAAGATCGCGACCTGCGCTATCAAACCGCCGCCGAATTGCGCGGAGATTTCAAGCGGTTACGCCGCGATACCACGGGACGCGCACCGACCGCGACGCCCTCGACGGCGGCCACCGCGGCTTATCCCGCAGCGCATCCCATCTCGGCGGTGACAGCGGCATCCCGCGTCAGCCAGAACACGCCGGTCGCGACCGGATCGCCCTCCAGCGCCCAGGTTTTGATCGGCGAGGCTAAGCGGCACAAAGCTGGGCTAATTGCCAGCATAGTTGTCGCTGTCGTCGTGCTCGCAGGACTTGGATATTTCGGGTTCAAGAAACTCTCCCAAAAACCGGCAGGAACACCGGGCCAGCAGATGTCGATCGAGCGCCTGACCAACAGTGGACGCGTCGACGGCGGCACCAGCATCTCGCCGGACGGTAAGTACGTTGTTTACCAGATGATCGAAGGTGGAAAGTCCAGCCTGTGGCTCCGCCAGATCGTCACTTCCAGTTCTGTGAAGCTGCTTCCCGACTCCGATATCGGCTACGGTCCGACGACGTTTTCGCCGGACGGCAACTTCGTTTACTTTACGCAGCAAAACTCAGACGCACCCGACTCCCTCTATGTTGTGCCGACGCTTGGTGGAACGCCCAAGAAAATATTCGACAACATCAATGGACCGATCGCGTTCTCACCCGACGGCAAGCAATTTGCCTTCGTGCGCGAACTTGTGAAGGAAGGGCTTTCCACCATAGCTATCGCGAATACGGCCGACGGCAGCGTGGTCAAAACCGTCATCTCCTCGAAAGTCGGCGAACAGTGGTTTGGCGGATCTGGCCTTTCGTGGTCCGCAGACGGGAAGTTGATTGCCGTGCCGCTGATTACGAACGACAGTGAGGGTTATCACGAGGGTGTCGGCGTCGTTGATATGGCCGGAAAACTCACCCCGCTGATTCCCAAGCTGAGTGGACAAGTGGGAAGAATGATCTGGCTCAACGACGGCAGCGGTCTCGTCTTCCCTGCTAGCCTCGCCATTGGAAGTCGCAACAAACAGGTTTTCCTTGTCAGCTATCCCGATGCGCAGGTCCGCCGGATTACCAACGACCTGAATGGCTACGGCACTAGCAGCTTCGGGATGACCGCCGATGACTCGACGATCGTCACCATCCAGAACGCGATTACGTCGAATATCTTCGTGAGCGACTTGAACGGCTCGAACGCCAAGCAGCTAACCCAGGACCAGATCGCGGGTACGCAGGGCGTGGCCGGTGGATCGGGAAAAATTGCCTATAACTCGGACGCCTCCGGTACCTCAAGCATGTGGGTGACCGACGAGAACGGCGGCACGCCGGTGCTCGTCAGTCCGCCAAAAGACTTTACGCAGACGCCCACCATGTCGCCGGACGGCAAGCATGTTGCCTATCTCTGCCTGCATGACAACAAATTGAATATTTGGGTCGCTGATACAGACGGCAACAACATTCGGGCGTTGACCTCCAGTAATGCGGATTTGAATCCGATCTTCGGCGACAACGACACCGTCTACTACCAGCACATCGACAATGGGCGCATCCAGTACAACCGGATATCGCTCTCCGGCGGCGAACCGACGAAGGTTTCTTCGCTGCATCTCGTGTACCTGCGCCCTTCGCATAAAGGTGACCGCCTGTTCGTCGACTACTTCGATGACGCGGTCTCGAAGGCGCGTATCGGGATCATGTCGAAAGAAGGCAAAATCCTTAACACTTTCGAGATGCCAGTCACCTCAAGTAACCCTATTTGGTCGCCTGACGACACCGCGATCCTCTACACCAACACGGTGAACAATATTACGAACATCTGGAAGATGGACCTAAACGGCCAGCATCCGCAACAATTAACGCACTACGACAAAGATATGATCTTCAGCTACTGGGTGCTGCCCAACGGCAAGCTGCTGATGGCCCAAGGGCACGTGCATTCCGACGCAATCCTGATCCGCAACTTCCGGTAA
- a CDS encoding cytochrome c3 family protein: MPEDTGKIASDGKNKKLTRNVISLIGTTLAIVAAANILFLFLMDVMSPHSSPYVGILAYMVMPAFLVLGLLMIPAGAWWERRRRGASSLPTLDLNQPSQRSTVAFVVSFGIVFMMISAVGSYKAYEFTDSISFCGELCHTVMHPEFTAYQQSPHARVACVECHVGSGASWYVKSKMSGLRQVYAATLNTFPRPIPSPVANLRPAAQTCEQCHWPKKFWGAQLKTIYHYGYDEKNTPRVVNLLVKTGGGDANNGTAMGIHWHMNIANKISYISDERRENISYVKAVNQKGEVTEYFPKDNPPSADMVANTAQRNMDCIDCHNRPSHIYVPPDRSVDNAMVAGKIDPSLPFVKQQAVTILTKDYKTSAEALNTISVEFPKYFQTTYPQVAQQKAQQINDATAELQRIYKNSFFPEMKVSWKTHPNHIGHFYYNGCFRCHDGNHVSKSGKVISKDCKICHTMLSQEENGVQISQSTSGVEFKHPVDIGDLSQVNCSDCHTGGAQ; encoded by the coding sequence ATGCCGGAAGATACCGGAAAAATCGCGAGCGACGGAAAAAACAAGAAACTGACACGCAATGTAATCAGCCTGATCGGCACGACACTCGCAATTGTTGCGGCAGCAAACATCCTGTTCCTGTTTCTGATGGACGTGATGTCACCGCATTCGAGTCCCTACGTGGGGATCCTTGCGTACATGGTGATGCCGGCGTTCCTCGTGCTTGGGTTGCTCATGATTCCGGCCGGCGCGTGGTGGGAACGCCGCCGGCGCGGTGCATCATCGCTCCCAACCCTCGATCTCAACCAGCCCAGCCAGCGGAGCACCGTGGCGTTCGTGGTTTCATTTGGGATTGTGTTCATGATGATCAGTGCGGTTGGCAGCTATAAGGCCTACGAGTTCACCGATTCGATTTCATTCTGCGGCGAGCTTTGCCACACCGTGATGCATCCGGAATTTACCGCCTATCAGCAATCACCGCACGCTCGCGTTGCTTGCGTCGAATGTCACGTCGGATCCGGCGCATCGTGGTACGTGAAGTCCAAGATGTCGGGTTTGCGGCAGGTGTATGCGGCAACCCTCAACACCTTCCCGCGGCCAATTCCGTCTCCGGTAGCGAATTTGCGTCCGGCCGCGCAAACCTGCGAACAGTGCCACTGGCCGAAGAAGTTCTGGGGCGCACAGCTTAAGACGATCTACCACTACGGTTATGACGAGAAGAACACACCGCGTGTCGTGAACCTGCTGGTGAAAACTGGTGGCGGCGACGCCAACAACGGAACCGCGATGGGAATTCACTGGCATATGAACATCGCCAACAAGATCTCGTACATCTCCGACGAACGGCGCGAAAATATCAGCTATGTGAAGGCGGTGAACCAAAAGGGTGAGGTCACGGAATACTTCCCTAAGGACAATCCGCCAAGTGCTGACATGGTTGCCAATACGGCGCAACGCAACATGGATTGCATCGATTGCCACAACCGTCCATCGCACATCTACGTGCCTCCGGATCGTTCAGTGGACAACGCCATGGTCGCCGGCAAGATCGATCCTTCGCTGCCATTCGTGAAGCAACAGGCGGTGACGATCCTGACCAAGGATTACAAGACGAGTGCAGAGGCGCTGAATACGATCTCGGTCGAGTTCCCGAAGTATTTCCAGACGACCTACCCGCAGGTGGCGCAGCAGAAAGCGCAACAGATCAATGACGCGACCGCGGAACTCCAGCGCATCTACAAGAACAGCTTCTTCCCGGAGATGAAGGTGAGCTGGAAAACGCATCCCAACCACATCGGCCACTTCTACTACAACGGCTGCTTCCGATGCCATGATGGCAACCATGTCAGCAAGAGCGGCAAGGTCATCAGCAAGGACTGCAAGATCTGTCACACCATGTTGTCGCAGGAGGAGAACGGTGTGCAGATTTCGCAATCGACCTCTGGCGTGGAATTCAAACACCCGGTGGACATCGGCGATCTGAGCCAGGTGAACTGCTCGGACTGCCACACCGGCGGCGCTCAATAA
- a CDS encoding c-type cytochrome — translation MKSKAILIMAAMTALSLSAFAADGAEVYKSKCASCHGADGAGPMAKKLGSRDLNSADFQKSSDADITTITKNGKGKMPAYAGKLSDDEIGAVVKFVRTLKK, via the coding sequence ATGAAATCGAAAGCAATCCTGATTATGGCTGCGATGACCGCCCTCAGCCTAAGCGCATTCGCTGCGGACGGCGCGGAAGTTTACAAGTCGAAGTGCGCAAGCTGCCACGGCGCGGATGGCGCCGGCCCGATGGCGAAGAAGTTGGGTTCGCGTGACCTGAACTCAGCCGACTTCCAGAAGTCGTCTGATGCCGACATCACCACGATCACGAAAAACGGCAAAGGCAAGATGCCGGCGTATGCGGGCAAGTTGAGCGACGACGAGATCGGCGCGGTTGTGAAGTTCGTTCGCACGTTGAAGAAGTAG
- a CDS encoding serine hydrolase domain-containing protein has protein sequence MCRLAFLCILSCSVFSFAQSQPVDRLSTELRGKIDTAAQQVLSVTGVPSASVAIVQNGEIVYTHAYGKARLQPPTEATPQMRYSIGSISKQFTATAILLLEQQGKLSVDDKVSKYLPDLTRADEVTLRMLLAHTSGYQDYWPEDYLMTPMLQPATAQQIMDKWGKKPLDFDPGTRWQYSNTNYVIAGAIVEKVSGSELFRFLQQNVFAPLKMSSVYNSDIESLGKTDAEGYIRYALGPLRPAPPAGNGWMFAAGELAMPVYDLALWDISVMNQSLLAPKSYAEMNDSFKLKDGDDTHYGLGVFVARRMDRPAIEHSGEVSGFVAENVVFPDDKAAIVVLTNQDATSAASLIARQVAPLILSPEPKHAAASPEETQALAIFTGLQQGKLDRSLFTQWCNDYFNNQAIQDFESSLKPLGAPVTFNMSAEELRGGMTFRSFTLTFKDPKQKLRVTTYTMPDGKLEQYLVIPVL, from the coding sequence ATGTGTCGTTTGGCGTTCCTGTGCATTCTTTCCTGTTCTGTTTTTTCCTTCGCTCAATCGCAACCGGTTGACCGTCTCAGTACTGAGCTTCGCGGCAAAATTGATACCGCAGCCCAGCAGGTCCTTTCCGTAACCGGTGTCCCCTCCGCGTCCGTTGCCATCGTGCAGAATGGCGAGATCGTCTATACCCACGCCTATGGCAAGGCACGCCTGCAGCCACCGACGGAAGCCACGCCGCAGATGCGCTACTCGATCGGCTCCATCTCGAAACAATTTACGGCCACGGCAATCCTGCTGCTCGAGCAGCAAGGCAAGCTCTCCGTAGATGACAAAGTCTCAAAATACCTTCCGGACTTAACGCGCGCCGACGAAGTCACCCTCCGCATGCTGCTCGCTCACACCTCTGGCTACCAGGACTATTGGCCAGAGGACTATCTGATGACGCCGATGCTCCAGCCTGCCACGGCGCAGCAGATCATGGACAAATGGGGTAAGAAGCCGCTGGATTTCGATCCCGGCACCCGCTGGCAGTACTCGAATACGAATTACGTCATCGCCGGTGCAATCGTAGAGAAGGTTTCAGGCAGCGAGCTCTTCCGCTTTCTCCAGCAAAACGTCTTCGCTCCGCTCAAGATGAGCTCCGTTTATAACAGCGATATCGAGAGCCTCGGTAAGACGGATGCCGAAGGTTACATCCGTTACGCGTTGGGGCCGTTACGTCCAGCGCCTCCGGCTGGCAACGGCTGGATGTTCGCGGCCGGCGAGCTCGCCATGCCGGTCTACGATCTCGCGCTCTGGGACATCAGCGTGATGAACCAATCGTTGCTCGCCCCCAAGTCCTACGCGGAGATGAACGACTCCTTCAAACTGAAAGACGGCGACGACACGCATTACGGTCTCGGCGTGTTCGTTGCTCGCCGCATGGATCGTCCCGCGATTGAGCACTCTGGCGAAGTCTCCGGCTTCGTCGCCGAGAACGTCGTCTTCCCCGATGACAAGGCTGCCATTGTCGTTCTCACCAACCAGGACGCCACCTCTGCCGCGTCGCTCATCGCCCGGCAGGTCGCGCCGCTCATCCTTTCGCCTGAGCCAAAGCATGCGGCTGCAAGCCCAGAGGAAACACAAGCCCTCGCCATCTTCACCGGCCTGCAGCAAGGCAAGCTCGATCGCTCGCTCTTCACCCAGTGGTGCAACGATTACTTCAACAACCAGGCCATCCAGGACTTCGAATCCAGTCTGAAACCGCTCGGTGCGCCGGTCACGTTCAACATGTCGGCCGAGGAACTGCGTGGCGGCATGACCTTCCGGAGCTTTACCTTAACGTTCAAGGACCCCAAGCAGAAGCTCCGTGTGACCACCTACACCATGCCCGACGGAAAGCTGGAACAGTACCTAGTGATACCTGTCCTCTAG
- a CDS encoding DUF4184 family protein has product MFAVTHPCDVRHIDTPATRNGGGYGIIIVEMPFTLSHAAAVVPLRRTRLVWSALVIGSFGPDFQYFFFMSYDSRSWHHYPDLYRYCFPFLFAAFLLFQVAIKKPVAGLLPVALQRRIDVSRSYVPKSIGDFLLVVLSLAIGLGSHLLWDSFTHPLSWAWAHIAFLRRPMAVPGEPHGYGYVAAQMFSTLFGFFVLLVMFIVWWRRTAPVHPSVFSLSWRAKLAIWIEIAILTIGGGIWRASVLVGPFWLRVHWDYFQIIAVISAIGWLCWELLAYGLLLNYAMFRAKREGAHSGAPLVGKTWD; this is encoded by the coding sequence GTGTTTGCCGTCACTCACCCTTGTGATGTTCGTCACATTGATACTCCCGCAACCCGCAACGGTGGTGGGTACGGCATAATCATTGTAGAAATGCCATTCACCCTTTCTCACGCCGCCGCCGTGGTACCCCTGCGCCGTACCCGGCTGGTGTGGTCCGCCCTCGTCATTGGGAGCTTTGGGCCTGATTTCCAGTATTTCTTCTTCATGTCATACGACAGCCGCTCCTGGCACCACTATCCGGACCTCTATCGCTACTGCTTCCCTTTCCTGTTCGCGGCGTTCCTCCTGTTCCAGGTCGCAATAAAGAAGCCGGTTGCCGGCCTTTTACCTGTCGCTTTGCAGCGAAGGATCGATGTAAGCCGCTCATATGTGCCGAAGAGCATCGGCGATTTCCTGCTCGTGGTGCTCTCGCTGGCAATTGGCCTGGGCTCGCACCTGTTATGGGACTCCTTCACCCACCCACTCTCCTGGGCCTGGGCACACATCGCGTTCCTGCGGCGGCCGATGGCCGTTCCGGGAGAGCCGCATGGATATGGCTACGTGGCGGCACAAATGTTCAGCACGTTGTTTGGATTCTTTGTGCTGCTGGTCATGTTCATCGTTTGGTGGCGCCGAACTGCCCCCGTTCATCCATCAGTTTTCTCACTGTCGTGGAGGGCGAAGCTCGCGATCTGGATCGAGATCGCGATCCTAACCATTGGCGGAGGCATCTGGCGCGCGAGTGTTCTAGTTGGCCCATTTTGGCTGCGCGTGCACTGGGACTACTTTCAGATCATCGCCGTCATTTCGGCGATCGGCTGGTTATGTTGGGAGCTTCTAGCGTATGGACTGCTGCTGAACTACGCGATGTTTCGCGCGAAAAGAGAAGGGGCTCATTCCGGAGCCCCTCTTGTTGGTAAAACCTGGGATTGA